GAAGATTCTGTGTCAGAGATTGTGTCAGAGACTGTGACGTTGTTGTTATCTACGTCATTATCGTTAAGTTCAATGTCGATCTCATCAGAAGTAAGATCAACTTGATCACTCTGCATAaaagttaactgttataaaatATAGCATAATTAACTAATCAGTCATTATGGATCTATTATTTTCTAACATGCACTTCtgctcaaaaataaaactaacgtTTTTTCTATGCTCAGCCTTCTTGGATTGTTCTTCTATCGACAGCTGCATAGCCAACTGAATCTACAACAATATTAAGCAGTGAAAACTAGAGCAGGTAAAAATAGTTACTGTCACATTAAAACTACACTGTTTGGCAAAATAGCTCCACACCTGTTCATCTTCTGTCATAGCTTCAACTTTATGCTCTAGATCTTCATCCTGAAGAAATACAAACGTTAAAAAATACTgacttaaataaatatataccaTTATGTCTATGTTGGTTAATTAATATGTCTAAACTTGGATGTACAAAATTGGCGATAATCAATGTTAATAAATATATCAGGTATATTTATACTAAAACAacaatacgttgtcattgtcACAGATAAGCAAAGACTACACGATCATTGATAACAGATTATGGTAGTGTCATGGTTGGTCCAGACTAAAAATtcattgcaaacaaaattagtGAACACTACAGAGAGAATAACATTTCAAATCATCTCACAATAATTCGCTTCTTGTCAAGTTCTTCAAACATGACAGCATCATCAGAAAAGGACATGTCTGGATTCAACTTTCCCCATGATTTGCTTAGATAAGAGTCACCATCTACAATGATATGCTGACATGAGTTTTTACTACACTGTGGGCAAATCATCTGCCAGCATTTCACTCGAATGGTGTACAGCTGTACACTTACCAGCCAAGCGACTGCGGCTTTTTGAATTGTTTAGGTTACTTCCAGCAAAATTGGTGATAACGTCATGGTCATTGTTGTTGTTCGTGGCAGCCGGCTTagaaaagctgaaaaaataatgaaataaacgtCATAACGTGAACATTTCTACAAAAACTGATGTCAAAGTATTGCTTATGGTTATACAATGATAGTCACTAACGTTGTGGAATCATCATCTTGAAACACTTTCAAAAGATCTTCAGACACCTTTGAAAGATTAGTTGCATGACTTTGAAACAGAGCTGGCAATGTCGTTTCCACTGGTGGACTTTCACAAATAACATTATCAGTTGACAAATGACCAAATGTGACGTAACGTGAAAGACCTATATTTTCATTCAGTTTAAGACTGTAATCCAAGGTCTGATTGTACGAATATCTCTTGAGGTAGACCATCATTATTCTGTATAGAATTACAAACTCAAGCGTTATTGTTACTCTAAATGTATTCAACTATTGAGACTGTTCATGTATCATTCACAATAAATTTCcgaatttaacaaaatttggtaattttttatGGGCAAATTAAAATGTCCTTTGTAGAAATATTAATTAACCAACCTTGGCAATTTAGAGATGACTCTGCTAAGAGTTGCCCGGTTGTGTTTGCAAAATTCACAGTGATATTCGAGATCTTCAGAAGCAAAGAAAAGGTCAATAAGGTCTTGTAAGTGCATGGAATCATtggaattttgcttttctcTGTAACATTTTGGCAgttattaaagaaaacatccataaaacaaaaaacaaaaaacaacaccaCACAATAGTGAAATACCCAGATGGTTGTAATTCGACCGGTAAATCAAACAACTCTTCTTCTGTACAGGTAACTTTTCTACATCTACAATAGAAAGCCAAGGATGTATAAAGTACTATATAAATagatatcaaaacaaaattacaaatgttTGAACTACCATATTGCAAAGTATTTGGTAACTCAGTGAGAATAATTGATTTTAAGCAACAGTAAATCATCATCAGTTTTAAGCTACTTCGAAATCCACTTACTTTTCACATGTGATTTgatttttcactttaaaaGAGAAGTTGCTTGAAACCGGACATTGAAGTTTGACTTCATCAGAAATAATTGCACCATTGTCAAACAAATTGTTATCATCTGTTAACGCTTCAACTTTCTCTGACACtttcatgtttatttttgccacATCTTGCTGTAAAATGTCCAAGCACAATCTCAAAAATTCATGGGCATCCtgaacataaaacaaacaagataTAGAAGTGTGATGAATGGAAACATATTTATCCAAACATACTCTAGTCATAAACCTAGAGAATGAATAATAATGATTTGTTGCAGAATACACTTCATAAACTTACATGTTGAGACATGCCATAAAACTGCTTCGCATTGGCGCTTATTGCTTGTTTTACGTTCAGCAAATCTGCCCTTTTTATTCGGCCAGTTATTTTATGAATCATCAAATCCAGAAGTGCACTATTGTAAAATGGAATTAAGCAAATGATGCAGCTAAGAGACAGATAAATAATGCCATAGTACACTAGCCCGATAATTTCATGCATTTAAAACATATCATTCATAGGCGTCATTGCCTATAGCAAAGGCAGCGCTTGCACTACTTGGAAAAACCTCTCACTGTTTGGAATTCTGGCTAAATCATGCACTGGTACGACaacataatctttatcctcagacAGCCTGGAAAATTTTCAGATTCGCACTGCCAGGATTTTTTTGGCAATGACGTCTATATTATCATTTATTTGCAAGTAAATGGAAGAGGTTTCTTAATTTAAGTTAATGCTTGAGTTAAAGTTGCTTGCTTAAGTTAATATGAagcttttagtttttttaGAAACAGACCACTGCAGTTCCTTATAAAAATTGGCTTTGCATCACTaagataaaaattattgataacTAGCATACATCCAAAATGTGAAGACCAAGCAGATTTACCGAAATAAGCTTTCTGGGCCAAGAAATGCCGCGGCTTTTTTTTCAAGGTTGTGTAAATCTACACAGAATGGCAACAAACCGAACAGTGACTGCAACACTGAGTTCATGTAACAGGTATTGCCGATATTTTGAAATCTGCacaaaaacgcaaaatttGAGTAAAGTCAATGAAACTAAATTTGTCGAATTTTCTCCATGATATGAAATTATTTGTACCCTCCATCTTGTCCAGAAGATAGATTTTCACTGTTGGTTAATGGTTTGAGTGGGTAAGATTCTTCTGACACTGTATCatcattgttattattatcattctCAGTATACCAAATGGAAGAactaaaatgaatgaaaatacATAAAGTTTTTCAACCACTTACACAAAGTTCAAATAACTTGACACAGTTCCTTACGATATCAAGCTGTTAGCTAGTAACCTACAGTTGAGCAATAGCCCTGTACAACCTGCTAAAAAGTATGTAATTACAATAGCACCTTTTATTATTCTCCTTGCTTTCATCACCAACGTCAACTTGAAGAAGTGATCTCCTTGCTGTAGCTGATTTACCTCGTATCTACAGATAATAATGAAAAGACAGTTAAATAAACTCACACATTTATCCCCACAACTGCAACAGAACATGGCTGAGTCACGcgaaatgtaaacaaaataaaagcaaatacGGGAGAAAGGCTTGAAAATCGTTTTGATTTGGGTGAAGGAGTTCGATGCTCAATGCGGTATTTACTCATCTCAGCAAGAAGACTAGAGTGCTGACTTTTTGTGCCATAGAATGACGACTTGTCTAAACCTATCACATAAAAACAAGGTCAActctttgttaatttagacaaGAATTGGCCTgtgaaaaaatgttattattgAAATGCTTTGCTTATATGCTATGACGAAAATGTTAACACAAATTCTAGCCTGGAGTAATAAATAGCTTGCTCTATGCATAGAAATCTACTTTGGATAAAGTCATctattttcatcatcttccagCATTCTTAGTGAAAAACATACCCTTCTTAATTCTGTCCATTGAATTGGGTGAAGTATTTTCCTTGATTTCTTCAAATGAAACTTCTTTATCTCCTCTTGATTGTCTCATGTCAGCTTGTGCTCttctaaaaatacaaacaaaactcAGTCAGCCAAAAGCAGAAATCAGCAGCTGCAGCaggaaacaatttcactttaataattttgctttatttagTGTTTGTTGAATGTTTCACCTAAATTCATTGAACTTCTTTCTTTCATTTAAGGCCTTCTTGGGTTTGTTAGACTGTTCACCTGGAGAAACTTTTCTACCAGGGCCTATAGTCAGTTAAAATCACGATGAGAAAAATAAgcaattaaaaacagaatttaTCTCCACATTATACTTATTTCTGACATAAAAGATCACACTAAAATTTCCATATAAATTGCTAATGTTTACAAACATAAAGTTATCACATAAAATGCTAAgataatgatgatgatgataatgGTCTACTATGACAAATtgagaaaagattttttaaattactcggagagcaaaattttctttttccatgGAAGGAAATTTCATCCCCTGCTGTTCTTTTGATGTCAGAGTATGACCTCTTTGTTCTGACCAAgcttaaaaatttacaaaataaagttACAACACTTTTACGCGACGTCCTTGTAGGGATTGAATGATttaagaacaaaaaactaagggatgaaaaatgtcaaaattgaATTTCTAAACAGCAAATACAAAACGAAGACCTTAACATAAGAACACCTTTTCTTAGGGCTGGGATCGAGATTTGGTTCTATGGGTTCTTCTGGATGATCATCTGTTAAGTCAACCAATTTCTTAACTATAATCAAAGAAGCGTGTAATCTAAAAGACATATCATCTAAGACAggaattttagaaaaaaaggcGTAAAAATACGAAAGATTGACTAAGTCTTTACGTAGATCGCATTCCGAGGAAGAGACAAGaaaaaacgtaaaattttatccaaaagGAAAATCTtccaaagcaaacaaactgcAACATAACACAAGTTCACATCACAAACaactcaaataaaaacaatttcaagaaaaCACATTCTCGCCACTAGACAGCATTTTTATCATAGAAGTGGAAAAGGTTTCAATTGCCTGATCATCCAATCATCAAACTTTATATAATACAAAGATATAGTGaaagataaaattttcaatttcatttttcctACTACAAAGCGAAGTGACAAAGACATCTACACAACCTTGTAACAAGTGATAGGTTTTCAAAGTCACAAGTTTACATTTAaatcgtttttaaaaatttcactttagtgatttatttattcacCACCAGAGGACAAAGTGTTAagagtttaaaaaaatgatgcAAAAGGATAAATCTCAATAGGGAGCTTCTATATACAAGTTGCCTAGATATACTGGAACaaagtacaaatattttcaaaatttcagtttttgcCCCTAGCAGGCTATCGAATACAAAAGTCAAGTACATGTCAGCAACAAATTTGACAGAAATTTCAAAGTTAAGCAACATAAAACCAagtttaaagataaaaaaaataaagctgTCGCACGCAATCGTCCACCATATCTATTTCACCAAACCTGTGCGTTAAAAATGCTTTCATAACAATATTTTAGTCTGATAGGTGTGACGATAAAACAAGATGTTCCCATGATTCCCTGGTAAAATGGATTGATGAAAAGTCTGGAGATTTCCCATTTATGTGCATACTTTTGCTAGCTCGCACACTATATGCACATCAGAAATTAAGAATTATTTGCCATACGATGCTTGAGCAAACACAACATCACTAAATTTCCACAAAAATTTACTCTATTTTCACTGAAAGCAAAGTGCCACCAACTTTTTCTCTTATCTTCTGATCATATGATTTGTAAAACACTGAACTTATTGGGTCTGTATAATTAGAATGCTGCCATTCAAGAACAAAGCGATCAAAGATAACAGCTAATTATAAATTATGTAATAAAGGTACGAATTTTAGAAACTACAAAAAATCTCTCATTTATGTAATCCCGCGATCAGTCTTTCAGTATGTTTGAAAGAAATGCTGCTGTCCATAAATTAAGCTTGAAAGCAACAGGTCCAGCATAATAGAATTATTAAATCAtgtaagtttaaaactttagtTTAAAAAGGAGCTAAAGGTACAAGACACTTTTCGTTTACGTGGTTACGTAATTGGACTTTGTATGGACAAGAAGGTCAAAGTCATTtagtaaacaaaacaaagaaaatgctttaacataaaaatagcACTACAGTAACTTCTTTTTGAATTAATGGAGAGTTTAAAATGCTCCATGTGTGTTGCACCAGGCCTCATTATCGAGTGGAAAAGGGAAAGGTCGTATGAGCGTAAGGTGGCCAGTTACTTTCTCTGAACAACCTTTTACCTTCTATTATTATGCCTACCCATGTAATTTTATTCTCAGTGGTGATGGGAGagcttttttaaaaatctccGTAAAAGGAGATAAAAACCCAGATCTAACAATTTCCAGGCACGGGCGTTAACCACTCGACCACGAGTTCtttgttaaaacatttgttaaGGTCACCATTTGCTTCAATCTTATATGATGTGCATTTGCTAAAAGTAATTTTGATAAGAATTAAAAGGAAACTACCACATTTCCATTCTAAATACTTATGGTCATGCCCGGTTTTGGGCTATTATCCTCAGATCATTTAGTTTGATgtctttcattttttgttctaAAAGTAGGTTAAATAGATGAACAGTTAACTTAAGTTTTATTGATCCAatgtaaataattttagaGTTTAAGAAATTTAGGAAAACACACAAGTCTTTGCATATTTGTGGTCAGATgatcatttttaaattttagttaCAGGATTCTTCgacaaacaaaattgttttcacaaGATTTCAGAAAACATCATTTCATAGAAAAAAGTTACAAGATTTTTCCTGACTAGTTCCAAGTACCCTTCACATTTTGGCCTATTTTAAAAGGTGTTCTGGAATTTCCTCGTAAAGCAGTCATGTGTTTGTGTTCCAAAAAGGAAGGTGCATTCCTTTCTTCGAACACCACCCATAtaacaaatttcaaagtcTTCCGATTTTAAGTTAAAGAAGCGATtgcaagaaaaagaaaaagtttggtgaagaagaaaaaaaacattagtGCAAATAGTACAAACAATACAAATCCACAAGAAAAGTATTTCCTCTTTCAGCAGCTATTACAATTCAGCCTAAAAACAGTACTCACCTTCATCAGGATTTTTGCTATTGTTTTCAATGTTGGGAAGGCTGTCGTCTTCTTGATCACTCCTGGGAGATTTAAATACAAGACATttcacaattaaaattttcacgTTTAATGTAAACAATCAATCACCAAACAAGTAAGATATTCTTCTAGCTATTGAAGCATTAAATCTATTCAGTTTTGAAAGGGAATCAAAATacatcattaaaataaaattatgccTATATATTTATTGGCTCGTAAACAAAGCACATAAATATACTCAACTGTAAATGGTGACCCAATTGTTCCTCTGCTAGCTGAAGCTCTGCAGTAATTGCATTTGATTTTTGTTCATCCACATAAAAACTTTCAGCATGTTCTATAAAGTTCAAACAAATCTGTTTCATGATGAAGGCAAAAGTATATTACTGCATGCGTTTACATTTTCATTTCCATTTACGAAAAACT
Above is a window of Clavelina lepadiformis chromosome 8, kaClaLepa1.1, whole genome shotgun sequence DNA encoding:
- the LOC143469018 gene encoding uncharacterized protein LOC143469018 isoform X2; the encoded protein is MDENSRHEATVKNVPFRILKSCTNVKYDRSWKEATVLFSLKPDHQPPCRMIVCYSYGKQISINIAEVLDNFQVQPDRGRVTIVSHRTMSTFCMDQVEKNCALKVEEVLTNMCRWLSTKENQVSLNAEKFKINATPEKKLSGIIRKITSPLQSSRSSLQDNKTVVVRHHSISDNKAENVAPKKVHLPPNRDSMKETHIENSFALPLAYSPTAKTSAKFRSTEKRKNGNESGHGSTVFVSPKQTHSFSNNSIDLTKCNDSSRNETSNMKENISPSMHSKENPTDSSSPYTVKQKRLSQDAGRKSKCSDGKPKPSPSVSPINKLSDMQGTGPEMQSVRSSVGPSLSSTQKKRKSQELEMNSEEMNKSPKKIGSSEKIDMSSKLSVLIPDETPALVSQNCEVRLLCMDLSAYSPIRNAHNNGSEHAESFYVDEQKSNAITAELQLAEEQLGHHLQSDQEDDSLPNIENNSKNPDEVKKLVDLTDDHPEEPIEPNLDPSPKKSLVRTKRSYSDIKRTAGDEISFHGKRKFCSPSPGRKVSPGEQSNKPKKALNERKKFNEFRRAQADMRQSRGDKEVSFEEIKENTSPNSMDRIKKGLDKSSFYGTKSQHSSLLAEMSKYRIEHRTPSPKSKRFSSLSPIRGKSATARRSLLQVDVGDESKENNKSSSIWYTENDNNNNDDTVSEESYPLKPLTNSENLSSGQDGGFQNIGNTCYMNSVLQSLFGLLPFCVDLHNLEKKAAAFLGPESLFRALLDLMIHKITGRIKRADLLNVKQAISANAKQFYGMSQHDAHEFLRLCLDILQQDVAKINMKVSEKVEALTDDNNLFDNGAIISDEVKLQCPVSSNFSFKVKNQITCEKCRKVTCTEEELFDLPVELQPSGEKQNSNDSMHLQDLIDLFFASEDLEYHCEFCKHNRATLSRVISKLPRIMMVYLKRYSYNQTLDYSLKLNENIGLSRYVTFGHLSTDNVICESPPVETTLPALFQSHATNLSKVSEDLLKVFQDDDSTTFSKPAATNNNNDHDVITNFAGSNLNNSKSRSRLADGDSYLSKSWGKLNPDMSFSDDAVMFEELDKKRIIDEDLEHKVEAMTEDEQIQLAMQLSIEEQSKKAEHRKNSDQVDLTSDEIDIELNDNDVDNNNVTVSDTISDTESSLPAESSEKINDNKQHNFNFNNSTSSSNQTASDEENHKATIDSINRTPESSTNGSNGSGSCSETRTASTSESSLVTIGSTQLDAYLSDMDEEVNNFETRSQVFASYKSKSPSPTKVGEDNVQSHDSPVSEPKQVATSNNEAIGHSNISPDKFQENETTGHLPHSYRLVSVVSHSGSSLKCGHYISDVLKDLGKQEWSNCDDNKVLPVSEDAVLSGRQSSAYLLFYLQKDFLRLYDTSK
- the LOC143469018 gene encoding uncharacterized protein LOC143469018 isoform X4 → MDENSRHEATVKNVPFRILKSCTNVKYDRSWKEATVLFSLKPDHQPPCRMIVCYSYGKQISINIAEVLDNFQVQPDRGRVTIVSHRTMSTFCMDQVEKNCALKVEEVLTNMCRWLSTKENQVSLNAEKFKINATPEKKLSGIIRKITSPLQLSKVLQRSSRSSLQDNKTVVVRHHSISDNKAENVAPKKVHLPPNRDSMKETHIENSFALPLAYSPTAKTSAKFRSTEKRKNGNESGHGSTVFVSPKQTHSFSNNSIDLTKCNDSSRNETSNMKENISPSMHSKENPTDSSSPYTVKQKRLSQDAGRKSKCSDGKPKPSPSVSPINKLSDMQGTGPEMQSVRSSVGPSLSSTQKKRKSQELEMNSEEMNKSPKKIGSSEKIDMSSKLSVLIPDETPALVSQNCEVRLLCMDLSAYSPIRNAHNNGSEHAESFYVDEQKSNAITAELQLAEEQLGHHLQSDQEDDSLPNIENNSKNPDEGPGRKVSPGEQSNKPKKALNERKKFNEFRRAQADMRQSRGDKEVSFEEIKENTSPNSMDRIKKGLDKSSFYGTKSQHSSLLAEMSKYRIEHRTPSPKSKRFSSLSPIRGKSATARRSLLQVDVGDESKENNKSSSIWYTENDNNNNDDTVSEESYPLKPLTNSENLSSGQDGGFQNIGNTCYMNSVLQSLFGLLPFCVDLHNLEKKAAAFLGPESLFRALLDLMIHKITGRIKRADLLNVKQAISANAKQFYGMSQHDAHEFLRLCLDILQQDVAKINMKVSEKVEALTDDNNLFDNGAIISDEVKLQCPVSSNFSFKVKNQITCEKCRKVTCTEEELFDLPVELQPSGEKQNSNDSMHLQDLIDLFFASEDLEYHCEFCKHNRATLSRVISKLPRIMMVYLKRYSYNQTLDYSLKLNENIGLSRYVTFGHLSTDNVICESPPVETTLPALFQSHATNLSKVSEDLLKVFQDDDSTTFSKPAATNNNNDHDVITNFAGSNLNNSKSRSRLADGDSYLSKSWGKLNPDMSFSDDAVMFEELDKKRIIDEDLEHKVEAMTEDEQIQLAMQLSIEEQSKKAEHRKNSDQVDLTSDEIDIELNDNDVDNNNVTVSDTISDTESSLPAESSEKINDNKQHNFNFNNSTSSSNQTASDEENHKATIDSINRTPESSTNGSNGSGSCSETRTASTSESSLVTIGSTQLDAYLSDMDEEVNNFETRSQVFASYKSKSPSPTKVGEDNVQSHDSPVSEPKQVATSNNEAIGHSNISPDKFQENETTGHLPHSYRLVSVVSHSGSSLKCGHYISDVLKDLGKQEWSNCDDNKVLPVSEDAVLSGRQSSAYLLFYLQKDFLRLYDTSK
- the LOC143469018 gene encoding uncharacterized protein LOC143469018 isoform X3, encoding MDENSRHEATVKNVPFRILKSCTNVKYDRSWKEATVLFSLKPDHQPPCRMIVCYSYGKQISINIAEVLDNFQVQPDRGRVTIVSHRTMSTFCMDQVEKNCALKVEEVLTNMCRWLSTKENQVSLNAEKFKINATPEKKLSGIIRKITSPLQLSKVLQRSSRSSLQDNKTVVVRHHSISDNKAENVAPKKVHLPPNRDSMKETHIENSFALPLAYSPTAKTSAKFRSTEKRKNGNESGHGSTVFVSPKQTHSFSNNSIDLTKCNDSSRNETSNMKENISPSMHSKENPTDSSSPYTVKQKRLSQDAGRKSKCSDGKPKPSPSVSPINKLSDMQGTGPEMQSVRSSVGPSLSSTQKKRKSQELEMNSEEMNKSPKKIGSSEKIDMSSKLSVLIPDETPALVSQNCEVRLLCMDLSAYSPIRNAHNNGSEHAESFYVDEQKSNAITAELQLAEEQLGHHLQSDQEDDSLPNIENNSKNPDEDDHPEEPIEPNLDPSPKKSLVRTKRSYSDIKRTAGDEISFHGKRKFCSPSPGRKVSPGEQSNKPKKALNERKKFNEFRRAQADMRQSRGDKEVSFEEIKENTSPNSMDRIKKGLDKSSFYGTKSQHSSLLAEMSKYRIEHRTPSPKSKRFSSLSPIRGKSATARRSLLQVDVGDESKENNKSSSIWYTENDNNNNDDTVSEESYPLKPLTNSENLSSGQDGGFQNIGNTCYMNSVLQSLFGLLPFCVDLHNLEKKAAAFLGPESLFRALLDLMIHKITGRIKRADLLNVKQAISANAKQFYGMSQHDAHEFLRLCLDILQQDVAKINMKVSEKVEALTDDNNLFDNGAIISDEVKLQCPVSSNFSFKVKNQITCEKCRKVTCTEEELFDLPVELQPSGEKQNSNDSMHLQDLIDLFFASEDLEYHCEFCKHNRATLSRVISKLPRIMMVYLKRYSYNQTLDYSLKLNENIGLSRYVTFGHLSTDNVICESPPVETTLPALFQSHATNLSKVSEDLLKVFQDDDSTTFSKPAATNNNNDHDVITNFAGSNLNNSKSRSRLADGDSYLSKSWGKLNPDMSFSDDAVMFEELDKKRIIDEDLEHKVEAMTEDEQIQLAMQLSIEEQSKKAEHRKNSDQVDLTSDEIDIELNDNDVDNNNVTVSDTISDTESSLPAESSEKINDNKQHNFNFNNSTSSSNQTASDEENHKATIDSINRTPESSTNGSNGSGSCSETRTASTSESSLVTIGSTQLDAYLSDMDEEVNNFETRSQVFASYKSKSPSPTKVGEDNVQSHDSPVSEPKQVATSNNEAIGHSNISPDKFQENETTGHLPHSYRLVSVVSHSGSSLKCGHYISDVLKDLGKQEWSNCDDNKVLPVSEDAVLSGRQSSAYLLFYLQKDFLRLYDTSK
- the LOC143469018 gene encoding uncharacterized protein LOC143469018 isoform X1; amino-acid sequence: MDENSRHEATVKNVPFRILKSCTNVKYDRSWKEATVLFSLKPDHQPPCRMIVCYSYGKQISINIAEVLDNFQVQPDRGRVTIVSHRTMSTFCMDQVEKNCALKVEEVLTNMCRWLSTKENQVSLNAEKFKINATPEKKLSGIIRKITSPLQLSKVLQRSSRSSLQDNKTVVVRHHSISDNKAENVAPKKVHLPPNRDSMKETHIENSFALPLAYSPTAKTSAKFRSTEKRKNGNESGHGSTVFVSPKQTHSFSNNSIDLTKCNDSSRNETSNMKENISPSMHSKENPTDSSSPYTVKQKRLSQDAGRKSKCSDGKPKPSPSVSPINKLSDMQGTGPEMQSVRSSVGPSLSSTQKKRKSQELEMNSEEMNKSPKKIGSSEKIDMSSKLSVLIPDETPALVSQNCEVRLLCMDLSAYSPIRNAHNNGSEHAESFYVDEQKSNAITAELQLAEEQLGHHLQSDQEDDSLPNIENNSKNPDEVKKLVDLTDDHPEEPIEPNLDPSPKKSLVRTKRSYSDIKRTAGDEISFHGKRKFCSPSPGRKVSPGEQSNKPKKALNERKKFNEFRRAQADMRQSRGDKEVSFEEIKENTSPNSMDRIKKGLDKSSFYGTKSQHSSLLAEMSKYRIEHRTPSPKSKRFSSLSPIRGKSATARRSLLQVDVGDESKENNKSSSIWYTENDNNNNDDTVSEESYPLKPLTNSENLSSGQDGGFQNIGNTCYMNSVLQSLFGLLPFCVDLHNLEKKAAAFLGPESLFRALLDLMIHKITGRIKRADLLNVKQAISANAKQFYGMSQHDAHEFLRLCLDILQQDVAKINMKVSEKVEALTDDNNLFDNGAIISDEVKLQCPVSSNFSFKVKNQITCEKCRKVTCTEEELFDLPVELQPSGEKQNSNDSMHLQDLIDLFFASEDLEYHCEFCKHNRATLSRVISKLPRIMMVYLKRYSYNQTLDYSLKLNENIGLSRYVTFGHLSTDNVICESPPVETTLPALFQSHATNLSKVSEDLLKVFQDDDSTTFSKPAATNNNNDHDVITNFAGSNLNNSKSRSRLADGDSYLSKSWGKLNPDMSFSDDAVMFEELDKKRIIDEDLEHKVEAMTEDEQIQLAMQLSIEEQSKKAEHRKNSDQVDLTSDEIDIELNDNDVDNNNVTVSDTISDTESSLPAESSEKINDNKQHNFNFNNSTSSSNQTASDEENHKATIDSINRTPESSTNGSNGSGSCSETRTASTSESSLVTIGSTQLDAYLSDMDEEVNNFETRSQVFASYKSKSPSPTKVGEDNVQSHDSPVSEPKQVATSNNEAIGHSNISPDKFQENETTGHLPHSYRLVSVVSHSGSSLKCGHYISDVLKDLGKQEWSNCDDNKVLPVSEDAVLSGRQSSAYLLFYLQKDFLRLYDTSK